The genomic window TGCTTAGACTAGGTGACGATACTTAGTGCAAGGTTTTGACCAGAAACAACTACGGTATTTTTACTGAATCAAAAACGAAGCAGGTAATGTTGAATACATCGCTGCAATTAGTTGTCGGAAAATGTGGTGTTTTGGCAGTCTGATGCTCTATATTACCTGAGCatagttattaatatcttcataAGATTACCTGGTAAATACTTAGAGTaattacagggtgtcccataagtctccatacataggaaaaataaacgtttcttgacataaaccatttttatttatataatatgctctgtatgactgccattttgtcgggaacacatttcaatgcgtgtcctccactgctgaagaactataaagaagaaatataaagaaatacatgttagaaccatatatgtatggaatgtattatgtctcctatgtatggagacttatggaacACCCTGTAGTACAATAAAGGTAAGAGTATTGAACAATTTGTCGGTTTTCCTAGCGGCCGTGAATGTATCAAATTTGTTACGATTACTTAACTTGAGAATTTTACTCATAAACTACTggaaaaacatttattaacagtgaTAATGTCTGACCATAAAAGCATGAGATTTTTACGGGTTcgtttctgaggaaaaaaaaatccaaacaaataaacaattgtaTTTTGTGTTACGTATCCGGCTCTTGTGCGCATGCGCGAGTAGTGGTCAGCAGGTGACTGTCGGTACGGTCGGTCAGCTACACACTACAGCGATTGTGCGTATTTTCCTGTTTGTGTTGACAACCTGTACACAACAGGCGGTTAGTGATCACATATGGCTCTCCGGAGGTGTTGGAGGTTTGCGGGTGTTGCCCCCCGGCTCTTCTGGAGGAGTCCCGTCCTTTCTGGGGTTTCTGTTCCGGGAGGTCAAAGCTTTGTGTCCAACCTTGTCAACAGTCAGTTCAGATGTGAGTGTTGTGTTTACCTGTAATCAGCCTGGACATGGGCTTTAACTCACCTGTCCAAACAAACACatttcacttgttccttgtgtttCACTCGTAGGTTCAGAGTTGCCGGTTCGTAGGTTTAGTTCAGCGCCTTCGAGCACAGATGTGAGTTATGAGGAGCTGAAGCAGATCCTGGCCGGACGCAAAGCAGTGGTTATAGATGTCAGAGAACCATGGGAGCTCCGGGAGTTCGGATTCATCCCCGGATCCATTAATGTTCCCTGTGAGTAAATATGACAAAAAGCTTATACCCATCGTGTTTATGTCTGCAGCTCATGAACAGGTCATGTAAAAGTACAGTCCTTAAACATAAACCTAACATCCTGAAGTCTGGACTTGTACAGTgttgtgcaaaaatattacaacacttgtcaaatcttaagaaactggtggtttatttgttcccagagcctgaatttcacttttttttgccattgcaaaaggtaaaggcaaaggtactgagaatatttaacctacaaatttatcagtccagtccttcttttttttttttcttttaagacattggtctgtatgtgacccctgaactaaactgactgatAAGAggtcagtgtaatatttgcatttcactaattcatccaactggccagactggaccctttggcaggttgGTTTTGGCCAGCAGGAAGTATGTTTGACATTGGTGGTTTAAAGTAACTGCAATATAATTATGTACTACTTCAgaaccaaacaaagtgaagcagcattCAGTTATTCTGCTCCTCACCCGTGGAACAAACTTCCTGAACATCTgaggtctgctcaaactgtcagctcctctaaccctttcatgtactgtggtcactacagtggacagttcttctccagctgttctcttgtatattcatggattttgttgttttagttccatatcagccaacacagtggacacttatgcatcatcccatacactgtaattcataccattactgtaactttgctgttctagataaacctgatctgagtgtaaaaaattgttaactgttagactgtaattaagttttgttttgcttgtttgtttttaaaataatgtttgtttgttttttgcatattatcttcttttaggtatgttaaaatgtgagaaaacatcagattagcagcattaaaaatgttttgatttcatagttttctcagtatatcagtaaatacatgtttctttgcttctaaaatcaaatgcatggtgtccagctgagaggacatttttgtaactccatgaaaaataggttcagaaaaaatcagttgcatttttttttcatgctataagaggaataaaaacactcataaaaaaaacaaacaaacaaaaaaaaacttaaagttcttataattcatgcatgaaagggttaaatcaggcctgaaaacattgtttactgcagctttctcttAAACTCTGAAATAATTTCTTTTAAATCAACTTTAAAATCACGTTTTGTCgttgatgattttaatgtctaattttaattttgatgtttttaatataattagtgtcttttatttaaaatttctctcatcttaaatgtatttttactcctctcctgtgatgcttttatgttttatgtaaaggcaaaggtactgagaatatttcacctacaaatttatcaggccagtcctttttttttacattttactttaatatttagtgtggcccctcttgacaacaatctaaggaaactctctggaatgagcttctgagagcgtggaatgacattggggttgaaactctcagaaaatacatcgacacaatgccagaaagatgcgctgctgtgattgttgccaaggaaaaaaaggactggactgacaaatttgtaggtgaaatattctcagtacctttgcctttaccttttgcaatggcaaaaaagtgaaattcaggctgtgGGAACAAATGAACcaaccagtttcttaagattagacaagtgttctaatatttttgcacaccactgtaggtATGCTGAGGGTCAGCCTGGAAGTGCACATTTAGATTTAGTTTATTATTACCGAGTTGGATTAATCATGGATGACACCAGTGGACTTTAAAGTTTCCAAAATACTGACTCCAGTTGCAATCCTGTGCACTCAAGTTTGGTCATAACAACATCACCTACTATGTATAAGTAGTACAgaattatatttacatttacatttatacatttggcagACAGTTTTTTCCAAAGCGGCTTACAGTGGAAGATTAGCAATTACATGCTCTCtctacttcttttgtaaagcactttaaaaataaccacagtggaacaaagtgctgtacaaaagaataaataaaaaccaaactgCAGTTACTTTAAACCACCGATGTCAAACATACTTCCTGCTGGCCAAAACcaacctgccaaagggtccagtctggccagtgggatgaatttgtgaaatgcaaatattacactgagcTCTTATCggtcaatttagttcaggggtcacatcctacaatgtgatctcaagtaggccagaccagtaaaatacaatcatgaaaacctataaatgatgacaactccaaatttttcatctttgttttagtgtaaaaaaaaaagttaaattgcgtGAAAATGTGTGCATTTGCAAACTATTCTTTCGCAGAAAAACTTGAATAacctgaagtgcaattttaacaatattctgcctcttactaaattgTCTTGTGCCTTTGTTGTGACACGTGATCTGTaggttataatgcacatgtgtaaatgtaaaGCTGActcaatattgttaaaattgcacttatttttcttaagaaatttcaggttgattGTGGTTCTTCATGTTATACACatttttgaaggatagtttgtaaatgtatacgttttcataatgtcattttacctttttaactctaaaacagaaaaaactttagacttgacattgtttataggctattcttttactggtctgacccccttgAAATCCTATAAGtctatgtgaaacctgaactaaatgagtttgacaccagtgcttTAGACCGTCATGATGATCATCTACTTAAACAGTTGGGttaagtgacaaaaataatatattttaccattatttctacattattcACCATTGTATGGCGCTCTTTAAATGGCATCGTCGTATTGCATGTCATTCTTCTGCTATGAATTATATACGTATTATGACTCTTCTAGATATCATGTGTAAGTACAGGTTTTAGAATAGAACAGACCTTATTCTCATTACACTGTCATGTGCAATGAAATTAGGGTGTTTAGACCAATATAGTAAGCGAAGACATAGAAGGGAAttaacaaggggaaaaaaaattccaagtaaaacagaaataaatataggatacagttgcaaaaaaataaaacaaactctaaaatataaaataaacaagaTGCATTTAACTTGAGCCCATTGCACTGCAAATATAGACtagtattggactgtatgtgggtTTATACTTGATGTTATACTTATGTTGAGTGCTTTAGGAACAGGATATTTGTAAGCCATGTTACTTCTGCCAAGTCTGCTTTTATGAATGAAAGGCAAACAGAAATATAATCATATTTCCAAATTCTATGGTGCTAAATGACTCCTGTTCTTCCTAAGATGTTTGTACGAAATGTAACTGTTATTATGCTGATACTACAGTGGTCAAACCCTGATGTGACTTTCATAACGGCCCTTATGTACAACTAGTCCTACACTTCTTTTCCTTTTCAGTGGGAAATGTGAGCACTGCCCTCCAGCTTCCTCCAGAAGATTTTGAGGAAAAGTACGGCGGCGGAATGCCCCGTCACACGGATCACATAGTTTTCACTTGCCTGGCAGGAATCAGAAGCAAGACAGCACTGGACACAGCCACTTCACTGGGATACAAAGGGTGAGAAACTGCTCAGTCtgttaaaaaggaaaagaaaacaaaacaaaacaaaatactggtaGGTTTCTAACATTAAACTTGAAACAAAATGATCCATGCTTTGTAATGGCTTGTAGTAGTAAAGGTGAGCCTTATCATTGATGTCAGGACAAAGAGTAATAGTACATTTTATGCCCAACACTTGATTTTTATTTCATCACGAGAGAGGCACAATTTCACCAAGTCAAGGTTATTGACCTGTCGTTACATCATGCTGTTTTATTTGGAGAGTGGCCACACACCTCAGTTTCTAATTAAAAAGACAGCTGAGAATGAGCATGTTTTTACCGTGTTTTACATCTCACCTCAGAGTCTGTGTCTTCTTGAACATTAAATTGGAACCTCAGAGAAATGACCGCAGTGCATTCACTCTTTCTTTCTGTGTCCAGTGTTCAGCATTACCCTGGCGGATGGCAAGACTGGgtgaaaaacgaacaaaataattgACGCAAGGACATGGGAACAGAAGAGCAAGATGAATGCACACGTTTGTAGTTACCAGACACCCAGCTGTGAACCCAGAGTACATAAGTTGGGATCTTGTAAAGGATTTTTAACAAGTTAATCCACTTTTCTGTATTATGAGTGATTTTACTTGCTTTTCCTCATATGAATCCCAAAGACTGATTCTCTACCACTCATGGACAGTGTTGTTCATGTACGTATCAATCTGCTGCAGTATTACTTGAAGTCATTTGTAAATTTGTTTAACTTACACAACTATTAAAAACCCTTTACAACCTCATGACAGTATAGTTATATAACcagtgaaaattctcaaccttaaTGGAAACTGTAGTACTAAATTTCACTGTATTATGTTCAGACTTTATCTATGCAAATGACTTTAAAACTGTGTATTATTCTGAGGATACAAGGTCTTAACATTGCATATAAGAACAGTTTATTGTACATAATGAAAAAGCTTCTTGCCTACATATGCA from Sphaeramia orbicularis chromosome 16, fSphaOr1.1, whole genome shotgun sequence includes these protein-coding regions:
- the tstd3 gene encoding thiosulfate sulfurtransferase/rhodanese-like domain-containing protein 3 produces the protein MALRRCWRFAGVAPRLFWRSPVLSGVSVPGGQSFVSNLVNSQFRCSELPVRRFSSAPSSTDVSYEELKQILAGRKAVVIDVREPWELREFGFIPGSINVPLGNVSTALQLPPEDFEEKYGGGMPRHTDHIVFTCLAGIRSKTALDTATSLGYKGVQHYPGGWQDWVKNEQNN